The window ACCAGGGGTGTGTAGGGTCTTTAGGGCATCCATCCAAACTAAGGGAGAGAATAAACAATCACATGTTCCAAAGTAAAACTTAACTGTGCCTCTAAAAAACCCAATATATACGATGTTTATTGGAGCATATATAGGCACAAGCATCAAAATGACTATGAAAAGGAAAGGATACAGTTATGACCGATGCATATTGCACAGAAGTGAAGCAGGGCAGGTGTCCCAGGGAGCAGCACCAGACCGAGCAGCAGAAGAAGCCAGGGGAGAAACCAGACTGGCAAACACCTCAGCAGCCTCCTCTGAGTCACCTGACGACACTGGGCTGTAAACAGAGCCAGCTGGATGGCTGAGTAACCACAGATCCGACTTGCCTCCCCTCCAAAGACAAAGAGGACCAGGGTGTAAATAAGAGGTAATATGGTCATTGTCAGGATGGAGAGGGCGAGGAAGGCGACTGTTCCCCAGCGGCGTTCCTGACATGGTCCAACCAACAGCAGGAGAGCAACACTGACCAGCAGAGCAGGCAGCTCATCATGACTGAAAGCATACAGGAACACATCTGAggaataaaaagagagaaaaaagtgttatttACTTTGCTTTTACCTACACTAAGATTTCAGAAATGCTTGTAACTATCCCTAAAACATGCTAGTATGAGAGCAGTTACCTCTGAACCTTGGGAAGTCTCCACCTGGACCTAAGCTGAGACTTGCTGGAATCCCCCCAGCATACATCAGCAGCATCAGTGTTACCAATAAAGATGTTCCCAGAAAGAATCCAGGGCGATCTGATCCAAACCAAAACCATGCTGACAATATACGATCAAGCATCATTTAAAATCAGCTGTAGTTTCCTCACTTACTGGTCTTTTTGTTGCATAGTTCTGGTAAACAAGCATCTGTTGGTGCTCATAACAAGCACAAGGGCTTGCAAGAGTAAACAGAGGTATAGAAATTTAGCCAATAACCCAATTTATTTCACATAGTGGGAGCTGGAGGCTTTAATAACTTTGTAAATCCACACTTGCTGCAGAATCCTCCCCTATCTATAACTTGTGAAATGCTGTCTGCCACAGACATGGAATAGTTTGCACTCGTTTGTGCTAAATATTTGGCTAAATTGACACTCACTTCCGCATTACGGCGCGTcgtcttcttcttttattgttatttggcAACTCAGCGTAAACAGCGCGTTACCGCCACCTACAGGACATACTGACGGTAGGTTTCTTCTGTGCCTTCATGGATAGTTCAACATTCACAGAAGACAAGAATAAGCCAAAAATAGCAAACTTTTTATGTAGAcgttaaaaatgtctttaattcCTTAAAGATCCCTTCAGAgatattttaagatgtatataaagtactctactttgaataataatttgtgtctgatatggtttttccacaataaaacaaacaaaaaacaccatcaattatcttgttaaaatccttcaaatggtatttactccttctccctcattaaaaaatccagaatctataaacatgcagatatttttctttttagaagttaaactgctggacacaagatgtctcctacttcactaaTATGTAAATTTTCAGTGTATGGGagctggaggcttcaagttcacatcacacttgtgtaaattgcacACTGGACCACAATTagctccaaactatttgtgatgtcacaaatcctgctgaagctgaagctgaagaAAAGCACCCAAAACGTGTaattttgaataaaagtgaatgCACTATGAAATGATACTGTTTAAATTGCATTTCCCTGTTTTAAATTCAATTATAAAACTCAGTAAAGTATTATTTactgatttatatttatttgtctgAGAGGAAAATGTTCTGCTACACACATGTGTATTCAATTCTTGGACTCTTgctttttagtgaaatatttgaGCATTAgacagttatttaaatgaaaccatctgggaagtttagaggggaaatcACTCTTTGGTGAAACTGCTAATAcctcacagacatctgaaatgtgttgtttaatcttttacaaatgtattgtattttatactCTGCCATAGGGATTTTTATGTCAGCATGAAAAATAATCTGTAGCTAGCTGTCAAATTAATGTGggtacatttccctctgaaatgtagtggaatagatGCATTATAGGTGCAGTGTGTAGTGTTTAATGACATCGATATCAgagcagacttggcagaaatggaatataatttGTTGcattgccatgtttctacagtagcccagaacagacaaacaaacactggctctagagagggccatTTGCGTTTTTTGCAAATTTGGaggccaccataggttctcctacaagCTTTAAAGGGAGGGTTAAGGCGAGGGGTTGCATTCTGCAACCTCGTCGCTAGATACCACttaatcctacacactggtcctttaagtagcatagaatagaaatactcaagtaatgTTTTACTGGCAACATTGTCGCATTGAGTTACAGCAATTACCCATTTACAGTAGGTTTACTGTAATTGTGTCTTACaatattactgttttattttaattttttgtggtaacattaatattaattctGCAGTGTAAATGTTACAGAGTACAAGTAGCATAGGAAGTAAAGTATTCAGGTATAATGCAAGTTACTGAAATGTGTATTCAGTAGAAATCTTGGGGAAAATGTAATTACTGTCCACTTCTGCTATATGCAAATCTTCTGGGGGattttgtgttatattttactttcttcAGTGACGATAATTACCATCTTCCCTCCTTCTGTACAGTTATTTCATCCTCATATTGAGCTCAGCAGCTTATCATGGTCTTCTCTTTCTGGGCACATCAGAACATGCTTTTATAGTTTCTATTTCATTTAATCGTTGTAGGTCTTACTGAAGTTATTAGAGCTTGTAAGTTGGTTGTGCGC is drawn from Thunnus albacares chromosome 2, fThuAlb1.1, whole genome shotgun sequence and contains these coding sequences:
- the rhbdd3 gene encoding rhomboid domain-containing protein 3 isoform X1: MMLDRILSAWFWFGSDRPGFFLGTSLLVTLMLLMYAGGIPASLSLGPGGDFPRFRDVFLYAFSHDELPALLVSVALLLLVGPCQERRWGTVAFLALSILTMTILPLIYTLVLFVFGGEASRICGYSAIQLALFTAQCRQVTQRRLLRCLPVWFLPWLLLLLGLVLLPGTPALLHFCAICIGHNYHQSFIGMLQELEEASVLNFIPDSAYVPTSARFRLPTYTTSQRSSQMVPVDQAAPPLMRGPSVLNHHPWVESVPAWVMQQSAALSEAEVLEEQMLRAGILASLQDAPEDIDAKVEVPKSSVSSLRLQQLEKMGFATEKAVVALAASKQLDGAISLLIDDSVGEQAVVTSKGKNPMPPQST